Genomic window (candidate division KSB1 bacterium):
GGAAATTCTGCCGCATCTTTTTGTGATTGCCGGACGCAAGCATCTCGATACCATCAGCTTTCGCACGCCGACACGCTATACCCGCGCTTACGGCGAGCTTGTCGCCGCCGGATTTCAAGTCTTTCACACCGATCTGCGCATGACGCTGGAAGGCTATGAAGAAATTGCCGATCCGAAAAGTTTTTATTTGAGCAAATGGGAGTGAGGCTGCTTGCTCGATGCGGGTTGTTCATTTGCTTAAAGGTAATGACAAATGCAAAAATTTCTCATTCTGTTGAGTTGTCTTTTTCTCTCCTGTCATTCGACCCTCCAAAATCGCATGAATCATGCAAAATCTGCCGACCAATGGATTGAAAAAAAACTGGCGCAAATGACGCTGCGCGAAAAGCTCGGGCAGATGTTTTTCTACCATATCGACACCAATTTTAAAACTGAAACCGATTCATCCTGGCAAAAAATTGCCGCATTGGTTAAAACCCATCATCTCGGCGGTGTTCATCTTTGGCGCGGCGAGCCGTATGCGACGGCGTTCATGACCAATCGCTTGCAAGCGCTGGCGAAAATTCCTTTGCTCTTCACCGCCGACCTCGAGCATGGCGTGGCGCGTTTTGGCGGCACGGATTTTCCGCCGAACATGGCGATCGCCGCCGGCGGCGATCCGCAGCAGGCCTATCAAATGGGCTGGCACACCGCCCGCGAAGCCCGCAGCCTCGGCCTGCATCTCACCTTCGCGCCGGTTGCCGATGTCAACAACAACCCGCTGAATCCCATCATCAACGTGCGCTCGTTCGGCGAAGATCCGGAAATGGTCGCACGTTTCACCGAGGCGTTCATTCGCGGCTGCCAGGCCGGCGGGTTGCTCACGACGGCCAAACATTTTCCCGGCCACGGCGACACAGCGGAAGATTCGCATATCGAGCTGGCCTACGTCCCCGCTGACAGCACGCGCTTGGAACAGGTTGAATTGCCGCCGTTTCACCGCGCCATCGCTGCCGGCGTTGATTTCATCATGACGGCGCATCTCAACGTGCGCGGCGTGGCGATGAATCCGTATGCTCCCGCCACCCTCTCGCCGGAAATCATGACCGGCTTATTGCGCCAAAAACTCCGGTTCGACGGCGTGTTGATCACCGACAGCATGCGCATGTGGGCGCTTTCGCAAAACTACACCGACGTGTTTGCGACCGTGCAGGCGGTGAAAGCCGGCGTCGACGTTATTCTCGTGCAAGAAAACATTCCCGCCATGATCGCCGAATTGGAAAAGCGTGTGCAATCCGGCGAGATCACGATGGCGCGCCTCGATGAATCGGTGCAGCGGCTTCTTCGCGCCAAAGTGAAAATCGGGTTGCATCGGCAGCGCCTGGTGAATTTGGATTCGCTGGCAGCGCGTTTCGCGACGCCGGAAGCAAAAGCGGCGGCTTCAACGGCAGCGGCGCGCGCCATGACGCTTTTAAAAAATGAAAAAAATATTCTTCCACTTTCTCCGGCTGATAGCGGGCGCGTCGTCGTGATTGAATTTTGGGACGAACCGCTTGCTCGCAGCCTCAGTCCATTTGTGCGTGAATTGTCGCGTTATTTAAAAAACGCGGCGCATGATTTTCTCACCCCCGAGTCTGGCCACCATGAGCGCAGTACAATTCTCAAAAAAGTTCGCGCGGCAAAAGCGCAGATTTGGGCGGCATATACGCCGTTACGCTCGTGGAAAGGCCATCTCGGCTTGCCGGAAAATTTGCAGCCTTTGGCTGACTCCTTGTTGGCAACCGGCGTTCCGGCGGTTGTGGTGAGCTTCGGCAATCCGTACATTTATCCGCAAGTGCAAAACGCCGCGGCCTATCTTGCCACCTTCGGCAGCAGCGAAATTTTGGAAATCGCTGCGGCGCGCGCGGTGGTTGGCGCGGTGGAAATATCCGGAAAATCGCCCATTTCAATTCCCGGCTATTTTGAGCGCGGCACCGGACTCGGGCTGGCCGCGAAAAATTTTGCGCCCGCGCCGCCAGGCACCTTGCCGCGCCTCCGTCTGCGCGTCGGATTTCCGGAAGAGGCGGGAATCAGCTCAGTCGGGCTGGATTCCGTTCGCCGCCTCATGCAAAACGCCGTGCAGGATTCGGTTTTCCCCGGCGCGGTGTTGTTGGTGGCGCGCAACGGCCTCATCGTGATGGATGAGGCGTTCGGTAAAATGGGCTACAAGGAATTCAATCGAGCCATGCGGCTCGATGCGATTTTCGACCTGGCGTCGGTGACCAAATGCGTTGCCACGACGACGGCGTGCATGCTGCTCTATGAGCGCGGCCGGCTCGATCTCGACGCGCCGGTGCAAAATTATTTGCCGGAATTTGTCGGTGCCGGAAAAGAGAACGTGACGATACGTCATTTGCTCACCCACAGCTCTGGACTGATGGCTTATCGCCGCTATTTTCTCGAATATAAAACTCCCGGCGAAATTATTAAAACGATTTTGAATGAGCCGCTGGAAAACCCGCCCGGCGCAAAAACGGTTTATTCGGATTTGGGCATCATTTTGATGGGAAAAATCATTGAAAAACTTTCGGGCCAACCACTCGACGTTTTTTGCCGCGAGCAGATTTTTAAGCCGCTGAAGATGAATGAAACGGGTTACAATCCGCCGCCACAGTTTTTATCCCGCATTCCTCCCACTGAATTGGACTCGTGGCGCAGCCGCATGGTGCAGGGGCAGGTGCACGATGAAAACGCATTTGCCCTCGGCGGCGTCTCCGGCCATGCCGGTTTGTTTTCCACGGCGAGAGATTTGGCGACGTTTTTGAACATGCTGCTCAATGGCGGCGCTTATGAAGGCGGCCGCTTGTTGAAACCGGAAACCATCGCGCTCTTCACTTCCCGGCAAAATGTCGTCGCCGGCAGCAGCCGCGCCCTCGGCTGGGATACCGCTGATGGAAAAAATTCCGCCGGCCGTCTCATGAGCGGCCGCGCTTTTGGTCACACCGGCTTCACCGGAACTTCGGTGTGGACCGATCCTGAAAAAAATATGTTCGTCATTTTACTTTCGAATCGCGTGCATCCGACCCGCAAAAATCAAAAGCTGCTGTCGTTTCGGGCCACGTTGCACGATGCCGTGATGAAGGCGGTCGAGGCCAGGCCATGAGAAAATTGAAAAATTTCTGTTTTAAGCTGAATTTGACTTCTCAAAAACGAGAATTCTTGACGTCATTTTATCGACCCTAAGAAAACATCAGAGCCAATCCACGAATTTCCGGCAATTTGTTTTAATTTCTATTTGCTTTTTTTACAGCCGTTTGAGTCCACGCAAACGGCTTTTTATTTTTTCACCGCAACAGGTATGCTTTTTGAAATATAAAATCGTGAAAACTTTTTGAGCCGGTTCATGAGAACATATCATTTCCTTGAACTGGCCATGATGAGGAGTTTGGCAAGCTCCACGAATTTTGAAGAGCAGAGGAAAGTCGCTTGCAAATCAAAGATAAAATCAAGCTCCGGCATGAGTCCATCCAGCCGCTGTTCGAGTTGTTGTCAAAAAGCGGTTATCGCCTGATCGGCCCGGCGGTTCGTGACGGCGCCATCGTGTATGAGGAATTGCATTCTGTGGCGGATTTGCCGGTGGGATGGACGGACGAGCAAAATCCCGGCGTGTATCGTCTCAAAAAACGCCAGGATCAGGCTTTGTTTGGCTACACCGTTGGCCCGCATTCCTGGAAAAAATTTTTGCATCGGCCGTTGTTGCGTTTATGGAAAGCCAGGCGCCGGAAGGACGGCTGGGAAATTTTTGAGGCTCGTGAACCGCCGGCGAAGCTGGCCTTCATCGGCGTACGGGCATGCGAGCTGCGTGCCATTGCGATTCAGGACAAAATTTTTTTGGAGGGCCAGTATGTCGATCCCGCTTACCAAGCACAGCGTGAAAATATTTTTATCGTTGCGGTGAATTGCGGGCAGGCGGGTGGCACGTGTTTCTGCGCCGACATGAATGCCGGGCCGCAAGCCATCTCGGGGTTCGATCTGGCGCTGACAGAAGTGATCGCGCCGGGGCAACATTATTTTATCGCCGAAATCGGCAGCGCGCGCGGCGCTGGGGTTTTGTCGCAATTGCCCTGTGAAATGGCGCAGGAAAATGAGAAGAGGATCGCCGAGAATATCGTAACAAACACTGCCGCTCAAATGAGGCGGCGATTGAACACCACCGGCATCAAAGACTTGCTCTATCGCAACACCGAGCATCCGCGTTGGGATGAAGTTGCCGGCCGCTGCTTGAATTGCGCCAACTGCACGATGGTTTGCCCGACGTGTTTCTGCACGACGGTGGAAGACGTGACGGATTTGACCGGCGAGAATGCGGAACGCTGGCGCAAGTGGGATTCTTGTTTCACGATGGATTTTTCATATATCCACGGCGGCAGCGTGCGGCCATCGGCGAAGGCGCGTTATCGTCAATGGCTGACGCATAAACTGGCGTCGTGGATTGATCAATTCGGCACCTCGGGTTGCGTCGGTTGCGGGCGCTGCATCACATGGTGCCCGGTCGGCATTGACATCACCGAAGAAGTCCGCGCCATTCACGAGACGCCGGAAGCCGATGATCGAAGATAGAAGATTGAAGATTGAGGATCGACGATTGATGATAAGAAGCGTCGGTTTTATATCTCCATCTTCCATCTTCGGCCATCTATTCTCAAGCAGTGATCTTCAAAATTAAGGAACGAAACAATGGAAACCCTCGAACCCATTTTAGCCGAGCATCCATTTCTGCAGGGGTTGGAACCGCGGCATTTGCATTTGATCGTCGGCTGCGCCTCGAATGTGCGCTTTGAGGCCGGACAGTTTCTCTGCCGCGAGGGTGAAGAAGCGGATCAATTTTATATTATTCGCCATGGCAAGGTCGCGGTCGAAATTTTTGGCGCGCAAAAAGGGCCGATCACCATTCAAACAATCGGCGAGGGCGAGATACTCGGTTGGTCGTGGCTGATCCCCCCGTATCATTGGCACTTTGATGCGCGGGCTGTCGAGCTCACGCGCGCCATTGCGCTCGACGGCAAATGTTTGCGCACGAAATGCGAGAACGATCACGATCTCGGTTATGAGCTTTTGAAACGGTTTTCTCATGTGATGGAACAACGGCTGGAAGCCACGCGCTTGCAACTTTTGGATGTCTATGGCAACAATTCTTGAAAATCATTCCGCCGATCCGATGATGCCGGTGCCGTTTCGCGTGCAGCGATTGCGGCAGGATACTTATGACACCTTTACGCTCGAGCTGCAGCCGGCCAATGGCGTCCGCAAGTTCGCCTTTGCCGCCGGCCAATTCAACATGCTGTATGTGTTCGGCGTCGGGGAAGTGCCGATTTCCATCAGCGGCGATCCGGCGAAACCCCAGACTTTGGTGCACACCACTCGCGCGGTCGGCGTCGTCACCAAAGCCATGCGCAAATTGCAGCGCGGCGGGATGGTGGGGGTGCGCGGGCCGTTTGGGACGCACTGGCCGGTGGCCGAAGCCCTCGGCAGCGACGTGGTGATCGTGGCCGGTGGCATCGGCTTGGCGCCGCTGCGTCCGGCGTTGTATGCGTTGCTGGCGCGGCGCGAAAAATACGGCAAGGTGGTGTTGCTTTACGGCGCGCGAACACCGGAGGATATTCTTTATCGCCGCGAATTGGAGCGCTGGCGCGCGCGGCTCGACCTGGAAGTCTACGTCACCGTCGATCGCGCGGCCGGCAATTGGCGCGGCAACGTCGGCGTCGTCACCACCCTCATTCCGAAAGCGCCATTCGATCCGCGCAGCGCCGTGGCGATGGTTTGCGGCCCCGAAATCATGATGCGTTTCACCATGCTCGAGCTGCAAAAGCGCGGCGTCGCCACTGAAAATATTTTTCTTTCGATGGAACGCAACATGAAATGCGCGGTGGGATTTTGCGGACACTGCCAGTTCGGGCCGGCGTTCATTTGCAAGGACGGACCGGTATTTCGTTATGATCAGATTAAAGAGCTGTTCGCCAAGCGGGAAATTTGAGAGATGAGACGTAAAACGGAAAACCTCACGCGCAAGGTGCGGAAAAAATCGTTGCCGGCGCAGCGCAACAAGGCCAAGCTGGCGGTGTGGAAATTTGCCTCCTGTGACGGCTGCCAGTTGAGCCTGCTCGATTGCGAGGACGAGCTGCTTGCGGTCGCTGGCGCGGTGGAAATCGCCAATTTTCCGGAGGCGACACGCGCCGTGGTGAAAGGGCCGTATGATTTGTCGCTGGTCGAAGGCTCAATCACGACGCCGCACGACGCGGAGCGGATTCATCAAGTGCGCCGCGCCTCGAAATTTTTGGTGACCATCGGCGCGTGTGCGACCGCCGGCGGCATTCAAGCGCTGCGCAATTTCAAGGACGTGAAGGAATTTATTTCCATCGTCTACGCCACGCCGGATTATATTTCGACGCTCAACAAGTCGACGCCGGTCGCCGATCACGTGTTTGTGGATTTCGAGCTGCGCGGCTGCCCGATCAACAAGATGCAGCTCCTCGAGGTGATCAGCGCGTTTCTCCACGGCCGCAAGCCGAACACGCCGCCGCATAGCGTTTGCATGGAGTGCAAGCGCCGCGGCGCAGTGTGTGTGATGGTGGCGCACGGCACGCCCTGCCTCGGCCCGGTAACGCACGCCGGCTGCGGCGCGATCTGCCCGGCTTATCATCGCGGCTGCTACGGCTGCTTCGGGCCGAAAGAGACGCCGAACACCGCATCGTTGAGCCAGTGGTGGAGCGGCCTCGGCGTGAAAGAGGCGGATCTGGTGCGCGCGTTTCGCGGGTTCAATGCGTATGCGGAGGCGTTTCGGAAGGAGAGCGAAGCGCACGCAGCACGGCTCGAACGGGGGGAAATCAATTGGGCGCTGATGTAATTTTAGCCGTTTGCTCTTGCGGTGTGAGATTTGGCTGCCGATACTTTGCGTCGGGTGCGACGTATGCGCACCAGTTCGCTGTAACGCTGCGGTTCCCCGTTGATAAAAATGATATCGCCTTCACCAAAGAGCAAGTTGGCGTGATTGGGAATGCGATCAGCGATCTCAGGATTCTTGATGATGCGCATCATGAGATCCGTCCAACGATCCACATGGTACTGCTTGGTTTTATCTTTTTTAAGGTTTTTTTGTGCCATTGTCTTGGTGCCAAAATGCTAGTTTGTATTTTCTGCCAATTGAGGCGAATATCTTGAATAGCGTATGTTAGCGCCTCTTCAAGACTTGGTTTGAGAACAAATTCTTTAAAGTGTTTTGTGCCACCAAAGAAGTAAACGTCTCTATGGAAGAATCCATGAGCGGTATCATAGCGAACGACCGGAAGCCATTTGTTTTGCCAGAAGGTTTCATATTGTACGACACTGATCCGAATAACTTTGCCCTTGCGTGTTGCAAAGTCGCATCGAATCCGATCATCAAGTGAACCTCCAAGGAAATCAAGAAACCGTTTTTCAGTCACATTTTCCTTGCTGGCCAATGATTAATTTTAAAGCCGGTTTTTTCGATAAAGATAATATAGCCAGTTTAAAACAATAAACAAGCTATTTCTCATGAAAACCAAAACCCTCAAAGTTGACTACCTCGCCCGCGTCGAGGGCGAGGGCGCGTTGTATGTGAAGATCAAAGACAAAAGCGTCTCCGACGTCAAGCTGAAAATTTTCGAGCCCCCTCGTTTTTTTGAAGCGTTTCTGCGCGGGCGCAACTATGGCGAGGCGCCCGACATCACCGCGCGCATCTGTGGCATCTGTCCGATTGCATATCAAATGAGCGCGGTGCATGCGATCGAAGACGCCTTCGGCGTGAAGGTGGATGGGCAACTGCGCGCCTTGCGCCGGCTGATCTATTGCGGCGAGTGGATCGAGAGCCACGCGCTGCATATTTACATGCTGCATGCGCCGGATTTTTTAGGCTACGAGGACGCGATCCGGATGGCCAAAGATTATCCCGAGATCGTTCAGCGCGGCTTGCAACTAAAAAAAATTGGCAACGAGATTGTGTCGCTCGTCGGCGGCCGGGAAATCCATCCGATCAATGTCCGCGTCGGCGGATTTTATCGCGTGCCGACCAAGCGCGAGCTGGCGCCGCTCGCCGAAAGGCTAAAATGGGCGCGCGAGGCGGCTCTCGAAACCGTGCGCTGGACCACAAAATTGAAATTCCCGCCATTCGAGCAGGATTACGAGTTCGTGGCGCTGCGCCACCCTGATGAGTATCCCTTCAATGAAGGGCGCCTGGTTTCAAACAAAGGTTTGGACATCGCGGTGCAAGAATACGAAAATCATTTTGCCGAGGAGCAGGTGGAACATTCCAACGCGCTGCATTCGGTGCACCGCGAGCGCGGCGCTTATTGCGTTGGCCCGTTGGCGCGGTACAATTTGAATTTCGACAAACTCACGCCGTTGGCACAACAAGCCGCGCGCGACGCCGGACTCGGGCCGGCGTGCCGCAATCCGTTTCAAAGCATTAGCGTGCGGAGCGTGGAAACTTTGTATGCCTGCGATGAAGCGCTGCGCATCATTGAAGCTTACGAGATGCCGGAGAAGCCGGCAATCGAAATTCAACCCCGCGCCGCGGCCGGCCACGGCTGCACCGAAGCGCCGCGCGGCATTCTCTACCATCGCTATCGCCTCGACGAGCACGGCGTGATTCTCGACGCGAAGATCGTGCCGCCGACGTCGCAAAATCAGAAAACCATCGAGAACGATCTCCGGCAATTTGTTCCGAAACATTTAAATCTTGCCGATGACAAACTTACGTGGCAATGCGAGCAGGCGATTCGCAATTACGATCCGTGCATCTCGTGCGCGACGCACTTTTTGAAGCTCGAAATCGACCGTGAGTAAAATGTCTGAAGGTGTTCATCCTCTCGTCATCGGCCTCGGCAATGAATATCGCCGTGATGATGCCGCCGGGCTGATCGTCGCCCGCCGCCTGCGCGAGCGCGTGCCCAATGAAATCAACATCATCGAGCAAAGCGGCGAAGGCGCGGTTTTGATGGAGGCCTGGAAAAAGGCAAGGCGCGTCATCATCATCGACGCGGTTCACTCCGGCGCGGCGCCAGGAAGCATTTTCCGTTTTGAAGCGCACGCGCAACCTCTCCCCACCAAGTTTTTTCATTATTCCACCCACGCCTTCAGCGTTGCCGAAGCCATCGAGCTGGCGCGGGCATTGAAGCAACTGCCGTCCTGTCTCATCGTTTATGGCATCGAAGGCAAAAACTTTGCAGCGGGCGTTGGACTTTCTGCGGAAGTCGAAAAGTCGACGCGCGAAGTTGTGGAGCGCATACGACAAGAATTTGTCTGAAAACGTGGCGCAGTCGCCTGTTTCAAGCCTGCCTGCCAATCAGCTTGCCTGCAATTGATCTCCCCTTTTTTCGCAAAAATGAGATTTTGCCGTCTTTTTTTCTCAAAATCAATAACAGACTTTTGCATAAGGTTTTGTAAATACAAAAGCGGATTGTTGGCACACTATTTGAGTTGGTTTTTGCCATCCCCAAACAACGGCCGTTCTTTAAAATTTTGGAAAGGAGGCACTATGCCGGATTCTCCACCTTCTATTTGGCAGGCGATGCAAACGAAGGGTTACTCACGCCGTGAGTTTCTGCGCTTCTGCAGCTTCGCCGCTGGTCTGGCTGGCATCCAAGCCGCCGGCTTGACCAAAGTTGTGCAGGCTTTTGAGAAAAAGCCGCGTCCACCTGTCGTCTGGCTTCATTTTCAGGAGTGTACCTGCTGTAGCGAGTCCTTCATTCGTTCCTCTCATCCGATTGTGGCCGATATCGTGCTCGATGCGCTGTCGCTGGATTACACCGAAACCCTGCAAGCCGCCGCGGGTTTCCAAGCGGAGAAGTGTATGCACGATACGATTACGAAGTACGCCGGCCAGTACATTCTGCTCGTTGAAGGCTCGGTGCCGATGAAGGACGATGGCATTTATTGCATGATCGCGGGCCGCTCCGCGCAAGACATTTTGGAAGAAACCGCGAAAGACGCTGCGGCGATTATCGCCTGGGGCAGTTGCGCCTCCAACGGTTGTATTCAGAGTGCCAGCCCCAATCCCACCAACGCCACCCCGATTCACAAAATCACCAACAAGCCCGTTATCAATGTTCCAGGTTGTCCGCCGATTGCCGACGTCATGACCGGCGTGGTCACGCATCTGCTGGTGTTCGGCCGCACGCCGGAGTTGGACAGCCAGGGCCGGCCGAAAGAATTTTACTCGCGCCGCGTGCACGACACCTGTTATCGCCGGCCGTATTACGACGCGGGGTTGTTCGTGGAATCGTGGGATGACGAGAAAGCGCGCAAAGGCTATTGCCTCTACAAAATGGGCTGCCGCGGGCCGGTCACTTACAATGCCTGCTCGGTCACGCGCTGGAATGGCGGCGTCAGTTACCCGATTCAATCCGGCCACGGTTGCATCGGCTGCAGCGAAAACGGTTTTTGGGATAACGGCCCGTTCTATCGCCATCTCGCCAGCTTCCCCGGCTTTGGCATTGAAACGACGGCAGACACCATCGGCACGATCGTCGGCATTGGCGCGGCAGCGGGCGTGACCGCCCACGCCGTCGTCACCAACATCCGGAAACGGAAACTCATCAATGAGCATATTGAAGAATCCGTTTCCGGCAAAGAGAAGGGAGGTGAATGATTATGGCACGAGTCGTTGTTGATCCCATCACCCGCATTGAAGGGCATCTGCGCATCGAGGCCGTCGTCGAGAACGGCAAAATCACCGAAGCGTACAGCTCCGGCACCATGGTGCGCGGCTTCGAGAAAATTTTGAAGGGCCGCGATCCGCGTGATGCGTGGGCCTTCACCGAACGCGCCTGCGGCGTTTGCACCACGGTGCACGCGCTCGCCAGCGTGCGCACCGTCGAAGATGCGCTCGGCATTTCCGTACCGAAAAATGCGGAGCTGATCCGCAACCTCATGGCCTGCACGCAATACGTGCAGGATCACGTCGTGCATTTTTATCATCTCCACGCGCTGGATTGGGTGGACGTCGTCAGCGCGCTCTCGGCTGATCCTGCCGAGACTTCCAAAATTGCCCATGCCATCTCGAAGTGGCCGAAAAGCTCGCCGGCCTATTTTTCCGATCTGCAAAAACGCCTGAAGACTTTTGTCGAAAGCGGCCAGCTCGGCATTTTTGCCAACGGCTACTGGGGCCATCCGCAGTACAAATTGCCGCCGGCAGTGAATCTGCTCGCGGTCGCGCATTATCTTGAAGCGCTCGAATGGCAGAAAGAGATCGTGAAGATTCACACGATTTTCGGCGGCAAGAACCCGCATCCGAATTATCTCGTCGGCGGCGTGCCCTGCTCCATCAACATCGAAGAAGTCAACGCCATCAACACCGAGCGCTTGAATCACGTTGGCAAGCTCATCAAAGATGCGATTACTTTTGTCGAGCAGGTTTACATTCCCGACCTTTTGGCGGTGGCGGGCTTCTACAAAGATTGGGCGGCCATTGGCGGCGGTTTGACCAATTATCTGGCTTACGGCGAGTTTCCGACGCGCGGCTACAACATGCCGGAAGCGTTCAAATTCCCGCGCGGCGCCATTCTCGGCCGCAACCTCAACGAAGTGCACGAAGTCAACGGCAGGGATTCTGAGGAAATTAAGGAGTACATCGCGCATTCGTGGTATAAATATTCCGGCGGCGACGACAAGGGCTTGCATCCGTGGGACGGCGAGACCGAGTTCAATTTCACCGGTCCGAAGCCGCCGTTCGACTACCTGAATGTCGAAGGCAAATACTCGTGGCTGAAAACCCCGCGCTGGAAGGATCACGCCATGGAAGTCGGCCCGCTGGCGCGCATGCTGGTGGCGTATGCCAAAGGCGTGACGGAAGTGAAAGACGTCGTGCACGAGACGTTGAGCCGCCTCAACGTGCCGGTGGCGGCGCTGTTTTCCACGCTCGGCCGCACCGCGGCGCGCGGCTTGGAAACCAAGCTCGTCGTGCATTGGATGAAGGAATTCTACGACGAGCTGCTCGCCAACATCAAGGCTGGCGACACGCGCACGTTCACGCAAGAGAAATGGGATCCGGACACTTGGCCGGCGACATGTGAAGGCGTGGGCCTGAGCGAAGCGCCGCGCGGGGCTTTGGCGCATTGGATTCGCATCAAGGACAAGAAGATCGACAACTACCAGCTCGT
Coding sequences:
- a CDS encoding cyclic nucleotide-binding domain-containing protein; translation: METLEPILAEHPFLQGLEPRHLHLIVGCASNVRFEAGQFLCREGEEADQFYIIRHGKVAVEIFGAQKGPITIQTIGEGEILGWSWLIPPYHWHFDARAVELTRAIALDGKCLRTKCENDHDLGYELLKRFSHVMEQRLEATRLQLLDVYGNNS
- a CDS encoding oxidoreductase; amino-acid sequence: MRRKTENLTRKVRKKSLPAQRNKAKLAVWKFASCDGCQLSLLDCEDELLAVAGAVEIANFPEATRAVVKGPYDLSLVEGSITTPHDAERIHQVRRASKFLVTIGACATAGGIQALRNFKDVKEFISIVYATPDYISTLNKSTPVADHVFVDFELRGCPINKMQLLEVISAFLHGRKPNTPPHSVCMECKRRGAVCVMVAHGTPCLGPVTHAGCGAICPAYHRGCYGCFGPKETPNTASLSQWWSGLGVKEADLVRAFRGFNAYAEAFRKESEAHAARLERGEINWALM
- a CDS encoding serine hydrolase, which translates into the protein MQKFLILLSCLFLSCHSTLQNRMNHAKSADQWIEKKLAQMTLREKLGQMFFYHIDTNFKTETDSSWQKIAALVKTHHLGGVHLWRGEPYATAFMTNRLQALAKIPLLFTADLEHGVARFGGTDFPPNMAIAAGGDPQQAYQMGWHTAREARSLGLHLTFAPVADVNNNPLNPIINVRSFGEDPEMVARFTEAFIRGCQAGGLLTTAKHFPGHGDTAEDSHIELAYVPADSTRLEQVELPPFHRAIAAGVDFIMTAHLNVRGVAMNPYAPATLSPEIMTGLLRQKLRFDGVLITDSMRMWALSQNYTDVFATVQAVKAGVDVILVQENIPAMIAELEKRVQSGEITMARLDESVQRLLRAKVKIGLHRQRLVNLDSLAARFATPEAKAAASTAAARAMTLLKNEKNILPLSPADSGRVVVIEFWDEPLARSLSPFVRELSRYLKNAAHDFLTPESGHHERSTILKKVRAAKAQIWAAYTPLRSWKGHLGLPENLQPLADSLLATGVPAVVVSFGNPYIYPQVQNAAAYLATFGSSEILEIAAARAVVGAVEISGKSPISIPGYFERGTGLGLAAKNFAPAPPGTLPRLRLRVGFPEEAGISSVGLDSVRRLMQNAVQDSVFPGAVLLVARNGLIVMDEAFGKMGYKEFNRAMRLDAIFDLASVTKCVATTTACMLLYERGRLDLDAPVQNYLPEFVGAGKENVTIRHLLTHSSGLMAYRRYFLEYKTPGEIIKTILNEPLENPPGAKTVYSDLGIILMGKIIEKLSGQPLDVFCREQIFKPLKMNETGYNPPPQFLSRIPPTELDSWRSRMVQGQVHDENAFALGGVSGHAGLFSTARDLATFLNMLLNGGAYEGGRLLKPETIALFTSRQNVVAGSSRALGWDTADGKNSAGRLMSGRAFGHTGFTGTSVWTDPEKNMFVILLSNRVHPTRKNQKLLSFRATLHDAVMKAVEARP
- a CDS encoding hydrogenase small subunit; translated protein: MPDSPPSIWQAMQTKGYSRREFLRFCSFAAGLAGIQAAGLTKVVQAFEKKPRPPVVWLHFQECTCCSESFIRSSHPIVADIVLDALSLDYTETLQAAAGFQAEKCMHDTITKYAGQYILLVEGSVPMKDDGIYCMIAGRSAQDILEETAKDAAAIIAWGSCASNGCIQSASPNPTNATPIHKITNKPVINVPGCPPIADVMTGVVTHLLVFGRTPELDSQGRPKEFYSRRVHDTCYRRPYYDAGLFVESWDDEKARKGYCLYKMGCRGPVTYNACSVTRWNGGVSYPIQSGHGCIGCSENGFWDNGPFYRHLASFPGFGIETTADTIGTIVGIGAAAGVTAHAVVTNIRKRKLINEHIEESVSGKEKGGE
- a CDS encoding FAD/NAD(P)-binding protein; translated protein: MATILENHSADPMMPVPFRVQRLRQDTYDTFTLELQPANGVRKFAFAAGQFNMLYVFGVGEVPISISGDPAKPQTLVHTTRAVGVVTKAMRKLQRGGMVGVRGPFGTHWPVAEALGSDVVIVAGGIGLAPLRPALYALLARREKYGKVVLLYGARTPEDILYRRELERWRARLDLEVYVTVDRAAGNWRGNVGVVTTLIPKAPFDPRSAVAMVCGPEIMMRFTMLELQKRGVATENIFLSMERNMKCAVGFCGHCQFGPAFICKDGPVFRYDQIKELFAKREI
- a CDS encoding Ni/Fe hydrogenase subunit alpha, encoding MKTKTLKVDYLARVEGEGALYVKIKDKSVSDVKLKIFEPPRFFEAFLRGRNYGEAPDITARICGICPIAYQMSAVHAIEDAFGVKVDGQLRALRRLIYCGEWIESHALHIYMLHAPDFLGYEDAIRMAKDYPEIVQRGLQLKKIGNEIVSLVGGREIHPINVRVGGFYRVPTKRELAPLAERLKWAREAALETVRWTTKLKFPPFEQDYEFVALRHPDEYPFNEGRLVSNKGLDIAVQEYENHFAEEQVEHSNALHSVHRERGAYCVGPLARYNLNFDKLTPLAQQAARDAGLGPACRNPFQSISVRSVETLYACDEALRIIEAYEMPEKPAIEIQPRAAAGHGCTEAPRGILYHRYRLDEHGVILDAKIVPPTSQNQKTIENDLRQFVPKHLNLADDKLTWQCEQAIRNYDPCISCATHFLKLEIDRE
- a CDS encoding 4Fe-4S dicluster domain-containing protein; translated protein: MQIKDKIKLRHESIQPLFELLSKSGYRLIGPAVRDGAIVYEELHSVADLPVGWTDEQNPGVYRLKKRQDQALFGYTVGPHSWKKFLHRPLLRLWKARRRKDGWEIFEAREPPAKLAFIGVRACELRAIAIQDKIFLEGQYVDPAYQAQRENIFIVAVNCGQAGGTCFCADMNAGPQAISGFDLALTEVIAPGQHYFIAEIGSARGAGVLSQLPCEMAQENEKRIAENIVTNTAAQMRRRLNTTGIKDLLYRNTEHPRWDEVAGRCLNCANCTMVCPTCFCTTVEDVTDLTGENAERWRKWDSCFTMDFSYIHGGSVRPSAKARYRQWLTHKLASWIDQFGTSGCVGCGRCITWCPVGIDITEEVRAIHETPEADDRR
- a CDS encoding hydrogenase maturation protease, which gives rise to MSEGVHPLVIGLGNEYRRDDAAGLIVARRLRERVPNEINIIEQSGEGAVLMEAWKKARRVIIIDAVHSGAAPGSIFRFEAHAQPLPTKFFHYSTHAFSVAEAIELARALKQLPSCLIVYGIEGKNFAAGVGLSAEVEKSTREVVERIRQEFV